From Polyangium spumosum, a single genomic window includes:
- a CDS encoding VOC family protein gives MQATTASAISLNVKDVEASRDFFARHLGFAAKMAADGFVSMARGDVGFHVIFLRQGLASLQPESLKHTHAGGLIVAFVVGDVDAEEARLRAEGVPITTPLQTEPWGERFFQVTDPNGLVVQFVQWMTPPEA, from the coding sequence ATGCAAGCAACCACCGCGTCGGCGATTTCGCTCAACGTCAAGGATGTGGAGGCGTCGCGCGACTTCTTCGCCCGGCACCTCGGGTTCGCCGCGAAGATGGCCGCGGACGGCTTCGTCTCGATGGCGCGCGGCGACGTCGGATTCCACGTCATCTTCCTGCGGCAAGGGCTCGCGTCGCTGCAGCCGGAGTCGTTGAAGCACACGCACGCCGGCGGCTTGATCGTAGCGTTCGTCGTGGGCGACGTGGACGCCGAGGAGGCGCGGCTGCGCGCCGAGGGGGTGCCCATCACGACGCCGCTCCAGACCGAGCCGTGGGGCGAGCGGTTTTTCCAGGTCACGGACCCGAACGGCCTCGTCGTGCAGTTCGTCCAGTGGATGACGCCGCCGGAGGCGTGA
- a CDS encoding TetR/AcrR family transcriptional regulator, with product METDFMAPNKPATPDPARTLALLWRHHLSPLKTRGPRQSLTVDRVVEAALTIADERGLDAVTVRSVAQAVGASPMSIYTYVPGGKTELIELMIDQVYLRAERPALDPLGFRERILSIADQNRALHAAHPWLVHASTSRPPLGPGVITKYEYELSAFDGLGLSDVEIDAALTFVLGFVQANARSAEGAAALPEATGMTDEAWWEAQADLLRRVVDPEKFPRATRIGEAAGAAQGGAYQADAAYRFGMDRVLDGLARLVERNRKA from the coding sequence ATGGAGACCGATTTCATGGCGCCGAACAAACCCGCGACCCCGGATCCTGCGCGAACGCTCGCGCTCCTGTGGCGGCACCACCTCTCGCCGCTGAAGACGCGGGGCCCGCGGCAGTCGCTCACCGTGGATCGGGTGGTCGAGGCGGCCCTCACGATCGCCGATGAACGAGGGCTCGACGCGGTCACCGTGCGCTCGGTGGCGCAGGCCGTGGGCGCGTCCCCCATGTCCATCTACACCTACGTGCCGGGAGGAAAGACCGAGCTGATCGAGCTGATGATCGATCAGGTGTACCTCCGCGCCGAGAGGCCCGCGCTCGATCCGCTCGGCTTTCGCGAGCGGATCCTCTCCATCGCGGACCAGAACCGCGCCCTCCACGCCGCGCATCCGTGGCTGGTCCACGCGAGCACGAGCCGCCCTCCCCTCGGACCCGGCGTGATCACGAAGTACGAGTACGAGCTGTCGGCGTTCGACGGCCTTGGTTTGTCCGACGTGGAGATTGACGCCGCGTTGACGTTCGTCCTCGGCTTCGTGCAGGCGAACGCCCGGAGCGCCGAGGGGGCCGCCGCGCTCCCCGAGGCCACGGGTATGACGGACGAGGCGTGGTGGGAGGCCCAGGCCGACCTCCTGCGCCGCGTGGTCGACCCGGAGAAATTCCCCCGGGCCACGCGAATCGGCGAAGCGGCGGGGGCGGCCCAGGGCGGGGCCTATCAGGCCGACGCGGCGTATCGATTCGGGATGGATCGCGTGCTCGATGGGCTCGCTCGGCTGGTCGAGCGAAATCGGAAGGCTTGA
- a CDS encoding multiheme c-type cytochrome, which produces MLRGSFSLLMSVCCLVGCIRGDVVMDGQATSAPAAPDSPMPRPYRMRLDAAVALNATCIGCHPDEAEQWRGSHHQQSNTNPAYRKAFALEPTPFCRGCHAPEADPRVEPPAAVSELGVGCVTCHVIEEGVVLAAAPPEVQAVRAPHPLRRSATFSQTGGCAYCHEFRFPLGSGDDDGQFMQTTVREHQRSPASARPCADCHMPRVGGRRSHAFAEVRDPAWLRQNLQVTAERAGDDTLRVTLVQPAPGHDYPTGDLFRRLEVGCELKNERGVVLRRDVRHLARHFQIVPGRPGRHLARDDRVGRDPRVVELDITPPSPPPERGTVSYWVRYQRVATALHGTDPAEAEIESEVLLHSGELPWGAN; this is translated from the coding sequence ATGCTGCGCGGATCCTTCTCCCTGCTGATGTCCGTTTGTTGCCTCGTCGGGTGCATCCGCGGCGACGTCGTCATGGATGGGCAAGCGACCTCGGCGCCCGCCGCGCCCGACTCCCCGATGCCGAGGCCGTATCGCATGCGGCTCGACGCGGCCGTGGCGCTCAATGCGACGTGTATCGGTTGCCATCCCGACGAGGCCGAGCAATGGCGCGGCTCGCACCACCAGCAATCGAACACGAACCCCGCCTATCGCAAGGCGTTCGCCCTCGAGCCCACCCCGTTTTGCCGCGGCTGTCACGCCCCGGAGGCGGATCCCAGGGTCGAGCCGCCCGCGGCCGTGAGCGAGCTCGGGGTCGGCTGCGTGACCTGCCACGTGATCGAGGAGGGGGTCGTCCTGGCCGCGGCGCCTCCGGAAGTCCAGGCCGTCCGCGCGCCCCACCCGCTGCGCCGCTCGGCCACGTTCAGCCAGACGGGCGGCTGCGCGTATTGCCATGAATTCCGTTTCCCGCTGGGATCCGGCGACGACGACGGGCAATTCATGCAGACCACCGTGCGCGAGCACCAGCGCTCGCCCGCGTCGGCGAGGCCCTGCGCCGATTGCCACATGCCCCGCGTCGGGGGGCGCCGCTCGCACGCATTCGCCGAGGTCCGTGATCCCGCCTGGTTGCGCCAGAACCTCCAGGTCACCGCCGAACGCGCCGGGGACGACACGCTACGCGTCACCCTCGTCCAGCCCGCGCCGGGGCACGATTATCCGACGGGGGACCTGTTCCGCCGCCTCGAGGTCGGCTGCGAGCTCAAAAATGAGCGCGGCGTCGTCCTCCGCCGCGACGTCCGCCACCTGGCCCGCCATTTCCAGATCGTCCCGGGACGACCCGGCAGGCACCTCGCGCGCGACGATCGCGTGGGCCGTGATCCCAGGGTCGTCGAGCTCGACATCACGCCCCCCTCACCGCCCCCCGAGCGCGGGACCGTGTCCTATTGGGTGCGTTATCAACGTGTCGCCACCGCCTTGCACGGGACGGACCCGGCCGAAGCGGAGATCGAGTCCGAGGTCTTGCTTCATTCGGGGGAATTGCCATGGGGAGCGAATTGA
- a CDS encoding efflux RND transporter permease subunit, which produces MWLVVTALKRPYTFIVMSMLIVLTGVFTILRMPTDIFPEIDIPVISVIFNYGGLPPAEMEKRVVNNYERFLTTVVNDIDHVESQSLTGIAIVKVYLQPGASVEAATAQITAASQTSIRQMPPGMTPPLIIRYSASSVPIMQVALESESFSEQQLFDYGVNFIRADIATIKGAQIPWPYGGKQRQIMVDIDPARLYAWGLSPRDVNAAIGLQNVILPSGTAKMGVNEYPIVMNSSPAALEELGNLPLKTVDGKTIYVRDVANIRDGNAPQQSMVHVDGQRSVLMTILKNGNASTLDVAARIRNMLPATMEKLPKELRATLLFDQSLFVRAAVEGVVHEAVIAAVLTALMILLFLGSWRSTLIVVLSIPLSILVSIIILNALGHTLNTMTLGGMALAVGILVDDATVAIENIHRNLGQKKTFIRAIVDGAQEIAVPALVSTLCICIVFVPVVFITGAAKSLFVPLALAVVFAMLMSYVLSRTLVPTLVRLLLQREAEEHAGEHHAAPKGVFGRIFVRFNHGFDRLRTSYGKLLAWALVHRAAFVGGFLVFVAASASLFPLLGRDFFPRVDAGLIKLHVRGAPGTRLEESEHRFARIEDTIREVIPPAEIDTMIDNLGIPASGINLSLSEGALISSADGQILISLKKGHQPTEGYVQELRRKLNATYPDATFFFLAPDITTQVLNFGLPAPINVRVVGPIGKEEETYGVAEKIAARMKQIPGAVDVHLAQVAKRPELRIEVDRTMADQMGLTQRDVASDVLVSLSSSGQVSPSYWLDKRGVQYLVAVQTPQYAMNSVDALNATPLATRDGRPQLLSNVAEVERGAGPVNITHYNVARTYDVQANVEGTDLGSVASAVSRLVDGMQPELPRGTKVTVTGQVESMESSFRGLAFGLLFAIVLVYLLMVVNFQSWLDPFVILMALPGAIAGIAWMLFLTRTTLSVPALMGSIMCVGVATANSILVVTFANDQRKVGRDATSAALAAGMTRLRPVLMTALAMIIGMLPMSTGLGEGGEQNAPLGRAVIGGLLLATVTTLFFVPVMYSILRKKPPMTDPLTESL; this is translated from the coding sequence ATGTGGCTCGTCGTCACCGCGCTCAAGCGTCCGTACACCTTCATCGTGATGTCGATGCTCATCGTGCTCACGGGGGTGTTCACCATCCTCCGGATGCCGACGGACATCTTCCCGGAGATCGACATCCCGGTGATCTCCGTGATCTTCAACTACGGCGGTTTGCCGCCGGCGGAGATGGAGAAGCGCGTCGTCAACAACTACGAGCGTTTCCTCACGACCGTCGTCAACGACATCGATCACGTCGAGAGCCAATCGCTCACGGGCATCGCGATCGTGAAGGTCTACCTCCAGCCCGGCGCGAGCGTGGAGGCGGCGACGGCGCAGATCACCGCGGCTTCGCAGACCTCGATCCGCCAGATGCCGCCGGGCATGACGCCGCCGCTGATCATCCGTTACAGCGCCTCCAGCGTGCCCATCATGCAGGTCGCGCTGGAGAGCGAGTCGTTCAGCGAGCAGCAGCTCTTCGATTACGGCGTCAACTTCATCCGCGCCGACATCGCGACCATCAAGGGCGCGCAGATCCCCTGGCCCTACGGCGGCAAGCAGCGCCAGATCATGGTCGACATCGATCCGGCGCGCCTCTACGCCTGGGGCCTGTCGCCGCGCGACGTCAACGCCGCCATCGGCCTGCAAAACGTCATCCTGCCCTCGGGCACGGCCAAGATGGGGGTGAACGAGTACCCCATCGTCATGAACTCGAGCCCCGCCGCGCTCGAGGAGCTCGGCAACCTGCCGCTCAAGACCGTCGACGGCAAGACCATCTACGTGCGCGACGTCGCGAACATCCGCGACGGCAACGCGCCGCAGCAGAGCATGGTCCACGTCGACGGCCAGCGCAGCGTGCTCATGACCATCCTGAAGAACGGCAACGCGAGCACGCTCGACGTCGCCGCGCGCATCCGGAACATGCTGCCGGCGACGATGGAGAAGCTGCCCAAGGAGCTCCGGGCCACGCTGCTCTTCGATCAGTCGCTCTTCGTGCGCGCCGCGGTCGAGGGCGTCGTGCACGAGGCCGTGATCGCCGCGGTGCTCACGGCGCTGATGATCCTGCTCTTCCTCGGGAGCTGGCGCAGCACGCTCATCGTCGTGCTCTCGATCCCGCTCTCGATCCTGGTCTCGATCATCATCCTGAACGCGCTCGGCCACACGCTGAACACCATGACCCTCGGCGGGATGGCGCTCGCCGTCGGCATCCTCGTCGACGACGCCACGGTCGCGATCGAGAACATCCACAGGAACCTCGGGCAGAAGAAGACGTTCATCCGCGCGATCGTCGACGGCGCGCAGGAGATCGCGGTCCCCGCGCTCGTCTCGACGCTCTGCATCTGCATCGTGTTCGTGCCCGTCGTGTTCATCACGGGCGCCGCGAAGTCGCTCTTCGTGCCGCTCGCGCTCGCGGTCGTCTTCGCGATGCTCATGTCGTACGTCCTCTCCCGGACGCTCGTCCCCACGCTCGTGCGGCTCCTGCTCCAGCGCGAGGCCGAGGAGCACGCCGGAGAGCACCACGCCGCGCCGAAGGGCGTCTTCGGGCGGATCTTCGTGCGCTTCAACCACGGCTTCGATCGGCTGCGTACGTCGTACGGGAAGCTTCTCGCGTGGGCGCTCGTGCACCGCGCCGCGTTCGTGGGCGGCTTCCTCGTCTTCGTCGCGGCCTCGGCCTCGCTCTTTCCCCTGCTCGGCCGCGACTTCTTCCCGCGCGTCGACGCGGGCCTCATCAAGCTCCACGTCCGCGGCGCGCCGGGCACGCGCCTCGAGGAGAGCGAGCACCGCTTCGCCCGCATCGAGGACACGATCCGCGAGGTCATCCCGCCCGCCGAGATCGACACGATGATCGACAACCTCGGCATCCCGGCGAGCGGCATCAACCTCTCGCTGAGCGAGGGCGCGCTCATCTCCTCGGCCGACGGGCAGATCCTGATCTCGCTGAAGAAGGGCCACCAGCCGACCGAGGGCTACGTCCAGGAGCTCCGCCGGAAGCTCAACGCGACCTACCCCGACGCGACCTTCTTTTTCCTCGCCCCCGACATCACCACGCAGGTCCTGAACTTCGGCCTCCCCGCCCCCATCAACGTCCGCGTGGTCGGCCCGATCGGCAAGGAGGAGGAGACGTACGGCGTCGCGGAGAAGATCGCCGCGCGCATGAAGCAGATCCCGGGCGCGGTCGACGTTCACCTCGCGCAGGTCGCGAAGAGGCCCGAGCTCCGCATCGAGGTCGATCGCACGATGGCCGATCAGATGGGCCTCACGCAGCGTGACGTCGCGAGCGACGTGCTCGTCTCGCTCTCGTCGAGCGGCCAGGTCTCGCCGAGCTACTGGCTCGACAAACGCGGCGTGCAGTACCTCGTCGCCGTGCAGACGCCGCAGTACGCCATGAACTCGGTCGACGCCCTCAACGCGACGCCGCTCGCCACCCGCGACGGCCGGCCGCAGCTCCTCTCGAACGTCGCGGAGGTCGAGCGTGGTGCAGGGCCGGTGAACATCACGCACTACAACGTCGCGCGGACCTACGACGTGCAGGCGAACGTCGAGGGCACCGATCTCGGCTCGGTCGCGAGCGCGGTCTCGCGCCTCGTCGACGGGATGCAGCCCGAGCTGCCGCGCGGGACGAAGGTGACGGTCACGGGGCAGGTCGAGAGCATGGAGTCGTCGTTCCGCGGCCTCGCCTTCGGCCTGCTCTTCGCGATCGTGCTCGTGTACCTGCTCATGGTCGTGAACTTCCAGTCGTGGCTCGATCCCTTCGTCATCCTGATGGCCCTGCCGGGCGCCATCGCGGGGATCGCGTGGATGCTCTTCCTCACGCGGACGACGCTGAGCGTGCCCGCGCTGATGGGCTCGATCATGTGCGTCGGCGTCGCCACGGCGAACAGCATCCTCGTCGTCACGTTCGCCAACGATCAACGCAAGGTCGGCCGAGACGCCACGTCCGCGGCCCTCGCCGCCGGCATGACGCGCCTGCGGCCCGTGCTCATGACCGCGCTCGCCATGATCATCGGCATGCTCCCCATGTCGACGGGCCTCGGCGAGGGCGGCGAGCAGAACGCACCTCTCGGCCGCGCTGTCATCGGCGGCCTGCTCCTCGCCACGGTCACCACGCTCTTCTTCGTGCCGGTGATGTACAGCATCCTCCGCAAGAAGCCGCCGATGACGGATCCGCTCACGGAGTCGCTATGA
- a CDS encoding RNA 2'-phosphotransferase translates to MNIVELSKKLSWLLRHGAREAGVSMDAAGWVPVPEVLRYLRMSRATLEEVVATNNKSRLELVGERVRACQGHSTEDMPITAEALEASWRPFAAGGSLWHGTTVEATVPIAQEGLWPQKRTHVHLAPSLESKVGKRSATPVVLEVSTARLREAGQGVWEAQNGVVLVRHVPVSCIVDLVCTTRAARQVEATLRARFGFRRS, encoded by the coding sequence ATGAACATCGTAGAGCTTAGCAAGAAACTCTCCTGGCTCCTTCGCCACGGGGCGCGTGAGGCCGGCGTATCGATGGATGCGGCCGGCTGGGTGCCCGTGCCCGAGGTGCTGCGTTACCTCCGCATGAGCCGCGCCACGCTCGAGGAGGTGGTCGCGACCAACAACAAGAGCCGCCTCGAGCTCGTCGGCGAGCGCGTGCGGGCCTGCCAGGGCCACTCGACCGAAGACATGCCCATCACGGCCGAGGCGCTGGAGGCGTCGTGGCGGCCGTTCGCGGCCGGCGGGAGCCTCTGGCACGGGACCACCGTCGAGGCGACGGTCCCGATCGCGCAGGAAGGCCTCTGGCCGCAGAAGCGCACCCACGTGCACCTGGCGCCGAGCCTCGAGAGCAAGGTCGGCAAGCGCTCGGCGACCCCGGTCGTGCTCGAGGTCTCGACCGCGCGATTGCGGGAGGCGGGGCAGGGCGTGTGGGAGGCGCAGAATGGCGTCGTGCTCGTGCGGCACGTCCCGGTGTCCTGCATCGTCGACCTGGTCTGCACGACGCGCGCGGCGAGGCAGGTCGAGGCCACGCTGCGGGCCCGCTTCGGCTTTCGGAGGTCGTGA
- a CDS encoding efflux RND transporter periplasmic adaptor subunit produces MSTNDLRSSPEETSAPKADDLGFDLPPPAALSRTQVALACAALVVVLGAVFAATYLPKRDARAALEASVRSAETTAPRVEVVTPKVTSSDRSLVLPGSIRPLEETVVYPRVSGYVRKWNVDIGDKVEEGQVLAEIDTPELDRELTQASAELTQAKAALVRAEASRDLSKTNLDRYEKLVPAGVATQQELDQRQGQARVDAAGVTVAQAAITGAAAKIQRIRDLRGFAKIVAPFAGTVVSRTIERGALVSSGNGTPLFRIAATDPVRVFVGVPQDVAPSVKVGAKAAVSVREFPGVSFEGTVARTSGALDAATRTMNTEVRVPNPDNKLLAGMYAEASLTLPLPHRVLEIPATALYNDAKGLRVAVVDAESKVRFVPITIERDTGATILISTGLEGSERVVKLANMQLAEGTTVELLPTAAPPPK; encoded by the coding sequence ATGAGCACCAACGATCTGCGTTCGAGCCCCGAGGAGACGTCCGCCCCGAAGGCCGACGATCTCGGCTTCGATCTGCCGCCGCCCGCCGCGCTCTCACGGACGCAGGTGGCCCTCGCGTGCGCGGCCCTCGTCGTCGTGCTCGGGGCCGTCTTCGCCGCGACCTACCTGCCCAAGCGTGATGCCCGCGCCGCGCTCGAGGCGAGCGTGAGGTCCGCCGAGACCACCGCGCCGCGCGTGGAGGTCGTGACGCCCAAGGTCACGTCGAGTGATCGCTCGCTCGTGCTGCCGGGCAGCATCCGGCCGCTCGAGGAGACGGTCGTCTACCCGCGCGTCAGCGGGTACGTGCGCAAGTGGAACGTCGACATCGGCGACAAGGTCGAGGAGGGGCAGGTCCTCGCCGAGATCGATACGCCCGAGCTCGATCGCGAGCTCACGCAGGCCAGCGCCGAGCTCACGCAGGCCAAGGCCGCGCTCGTCCGGGCCGAGGCGAGCCGCGATCTCTCGAAGACGAACCTCGATCGGTACGAGAAACTCGTGCCCGCGGGCGTGGCGACGCAGCAGGAGCTCGATCAGCGGCAGGGGCAGGCGCGCGTCGACGCGGCGGGCGTCACGGTCGCGCAGGCGGCCATCACGGGGGCGGCGGCGAAGATCCAGCGCATCCGGGATCTGAGGGGTTTTGCGAAGATCGTCGCGCCCTTCGCGGGCACGGTCGTCTCCCGGACGATCGAGCGTGGCGCGCTCGTCTCGTCGGGCAACGGCACGCCGCTCTTCCGCATCGCCGCGACCGATCCCGTGCGCGTCTTCGTGGGCGTGCCGCAGGACGTCGCGCCGAGCGTGAAGGTGGGCGCGAAGGCCGCGGTGTCGGTGCGGGAGTTCCCGGGCGTCTCGTTCGAGGGCACGGTCGCGCGCACGTCCGGCGCGCTCGACGCGGCGACGCGGACGATGAACACGGAGGTGCGCGTGCCGAACCCCGACAACAAGCTGCTCGCGGGCATGTACGCCGAGGCCTCGCTCACCTTGCCCTTGCCGCACCGGGTGCTCGAGATCCCGGCGACCGCGCTCTACAACGACGCGAAGGGGCTACGCGTGGCCGTCGTCGACGCGGAGAGCAAGGTCCGCTTCGTGCCCATCACGATCGAGCGCGACACGGGCGCGACGATCCTGATCTCGACCGGGCTCGAAGGCAGCGAGCGCGTCGTGAAGCTCGCGAACATGCAGCTCGCCGAGGGCACGACGGTCGAGCTCCTGCCCACCGCCGCGCCCCCTCCGAAGTGA
- a CDS encoding LysR family transcriptional regulator produces MLETSWLYAFAAFAEHKNFTHAARALGLSQPALHAQVQRLAEVVGAPLYRRVGRALVLTDGGERVAAYARRTLAQQVEFVEGLRAGRPRTRVVLAAGEGAYLYLIGEAVQRSVRDARTPLSLLVRDAAGTLAAVRTGEAHLGVLPLETRPPRLVVETLASVGQMLVLPEAHPLAGKPRVELSDLEGASLVVPPEGQPQRVVLEEALRAARVGWEVAVEVRGWPLTLQLARLGAGLAVVNDFCRLPPGLVGRPIAGLPSQTYAAVRLADAPLEGAAERVWKRLLAAARR; encoded by the coding sequence ATGCTGGAGACCTCCTGGCTCTACGCCTTCGCCGCCTTCGCCGAGCACAAGAACTTCACCCACGCCGCCCGCGCCCTCGGCCTCTCGCAACCCGCGTTGCACGCGCAGGTCCAGAGGCTCGCGGAGGTCGTCGGCGCGCCGCTCTACCGCCGCGTCGGCCGCGCCCTCGTGCTCACCGACGGCGGCGAGCGCGTCGCCGCGTACGCCCGGAGGACGCTCGCGCAGCAGGTCGAGTTCGTCGAGGGCTTGCGCGCGGGTCGCCCGCGCACGCGCGTGGTGCTCGCGGCGGGCGAAGGCGCGTACCTCTACCTCATCGGCGAGGCCGTGCAGCGCTCGGTGCGCGACGCGCGCACGCCGCTTTCGCTGCTCGTGCGGGACGCGGCAGGCACGCTCGCGGCCGTGCGCACGGGCGAGGCGCACCTCGGCGTGCTCCCGCTGGAGACGCGGCCGCCGCGGCTCGTGGTGGAGACGCTCGCGAGCGTCGGGCAGATGCTCGTGTTGCCGGAGGCGCACCCGCTCGCCGGAAAGCCGCGCGTGGAGCTCTCCGATCTCGAAGGCGCCTCGCTCGTCGTGCCGCCCGAGGGCCAGCCGCAACGCGTGGTGCTGGAGGAGGCGCTGCGGGCGGCGCGCGTGGGCTGGGAGGTGGCCGTCGAGGTGCGCGGCTGGCCGCTCACCCTGCAGCTCGCGCGGCTCGGGGCCGGGCTCGCCGTCGTCAACGACTTCTGCCGCCTGCCGCCCGGCCTCGTGGGCCGCCCGATCGCCGGCTTGCCGAGCCAAACCTACGCGGCCGTCCGCCTCGCCGACGCGCCCCTCGAAGGCGCCGCCGAGCGCGTCTGGAAGCGCCTGCTCGCCGCGGCGCGACGTTGA
- a CDS encoding S53 family peptidase, with the protein MRTSAVVCTSLTLVLGSGCGEEPLVGNIGSGLPAPMEGVYWDQGESDPKAGFRALMGFPTRDVERLELAIQAMYDPTSASFRQTMSVDDWMAKHAPAAEDVEKVAAWLTSQGMTVQVRGTNRLLLEFTGTVGQFNAAFQTTLHDYERKNPSAGRPPIPVYGSLSPLIAPPEIAPLVTGVVTVDVPPDDKKLPGEGGEIVIATPENVAESMSVAQVAHAYDVDGLYALGEDGAGVKLGLVVGATFKFKDLQSFWRSFGVNRADPIVVQTMEPIATRYLETTLDTEWAGALAPGAELVVYSGPDARNTSIVYTFNEAVGRGEVSVLSSSFAHREETEAPIIHDHFNAAARMGAAIGMTIAVASGDSARPDIPSTSPYVTCVGGTRITLGTDHEILAEAAWSHAGSGKARHFPIPWYQEGVVTDSEGRRAVSDLAVQGSATPGYWVYYLAKWDHYGGTSFSAPVFAGMMAVVNQHRAKQGKPPVGLLNPLLYQSTEVQKTFRDIVTGETDLFSAGPGWDYPTGWGAPDIALLAEALP; encoded by the coding sequence ATGCGTACCTCGGCGGTGGTTTGCACTTCCCTGACGCTCGTCCTCGGCTCCGGATGCGGCGAAGAGCCGCTCGTCGGCAACATCGGGAGCGGTTTGCCCGCGCCGATGGAGGGCGTTTACTGGGACCAGGGCGAGTCGGATCCGAAGGCTGGTTTCCGCGCGCTGATGGGGTTTCCCACGCGCGACGTCGAGCGGCTCGAGCTCGCGATCCAGGCCATGTACGATCCGACGAGCGCGAGCTTCCGGCAAACCATGTCGGTCGACGACTGGATGGCCAAGCACGCGCCGGCGGCGGAGGACGTGGAGAAGGTCGCCGCCTGGCTCACGTCGCAAGGTATGACCGTGCAGGTGCGCGGGACGAACCGGCTCCTCCTGGAGTTCACGGGCACGGTGGGCCAGTTCAACGCGGCGTTCCAGACGACGCTCCATGATTACGAACGGAAAAACCCCTCCGCGGGCCGGCCGCCGATCCCGGTGTATGGCTCGCTCTCGCCGCTCATCGCGCCGCCGGAGATCGCGCCGCTCGTGACCGGCGTGGTGACGGTCGACGTGCCGCCCGACGACAAGAAGCTGCCGGGGGAAGGCGGCGAGATCGTCATCGCGACGCCGGAGAACGTCGCGGAGTCGATGTCGGTCGCGCAGGTGGCGCACGCATACGACGTCGACGGCCTGTATGCGCTCGGGGAGGACGGCGCCGGCGTCAAGCTCGGGCTCGTCGTGGGCGCGACGTTCAAGTTCAAGGATTTGCAATCGTTCTGGCGTTCGTTCGGCGTGAACCGCGCCGATCCGATCGTGGTGCAGACGATGGAGCCCATCGCCACGCGGTACCTGGAGACCACGCTCGACACGGAGTGGGCAGGCGCGCTCGCGCCGGGCGCCGAGCTTGTCGTTTATTCGGGGCCCGACGCGCGGAACACTTCGATCGTGTACACCTTCAACGAGGCCGTCGGCCGCGGGGAGGTCTCGGTCCTGTCGAGCTCGTTCGCGCACCGGGAGGAGACCGAGGCGCCCATCATCCACGACCATTTCAACGCCGCGGCGCGGATGGGCGCGGCGATCGGGATGACCATCGCGGTCGCCTCGGGCGACTCCGCGCGGCCGGACATCCCCTCGACGAGCCCTTACGTGACCTGCGTCGGCGGGACGCGGATCACCCTGGGGACCGACCACGAGATCCTGGCCGAGGCCGCGTGGAGCCACGCGGGCTCGGGCAAGGCGCGCCATTTCCCCATTCCCTGGTACCAGGAGGGGGTCGTCACCGATTCGGAGGGGCGACGTGCGGTCTCGGATCTCGCCGTCCAGGGCTCGGCGACGCCCGGCTACTGGGTGTATTACCTTGCCAAGTGGGACCATTACGGCGGCACGTCGTTCTCCGCGCCCGTCTTCGCGGGCATGATGGCGGTGGTGAACCAGCACCGAGCCAAGCAGGGCAAGCCCCCGGTCGGCTTGTTGAACCCGCTCCTGTACCAGTCGACCGAGGTGCAAAAGACCTTCCGCGACATCGTCACCGGAGAAACGGACCTCTTCAGCGCCGGCCCCGGATGGGATTACCCGACCGGCTGGGGCGCGCCCGATATCGCGCTTCTGGCAGAGGCGTTGCCGTGA
- a CDS encoding LysR family transcriptional regulator has protein sequence MELRHLRYFVAIAEERHFGRAARRLRMTQPPLSRQIQELEAELGFSLFDRARRRVELTPAGVVLLARVRNLLEGLDFAVHEARRASVGEIGRVAVGYISSLAYSGITDLLRAFHERFPKVEIALREMSPQAQLDALKEGLIDVGLVRGSVDDASLASACVKRDPLVVALPAGHALTAHKRLPLELLAREPFVLFPRQRGPAFFDQIMSLCRDAGFTPRIVQEAPHLDILSLVAAGFGVAILPRSIRRAGRRGFVIRPIVGSPRADLFIAWRADDTSPALREFVGFVRSTFVEKGAD, from the coding sequence ATGGAACTGCGTCACCTGCGCTACTTCGTCGCGATCGCGGAGGAGAGGCACTTCGGGCGCGCCGCGCGGCGGCTGCGCATGACGCAACCCCCGCTGAGCCGGCAAATCCAGGAGCTCGAGGCCGAGCTCGGGTTTTCGCTCTTCGACCGCGCGCGGCGGCGGGTGGAGCTCACGCCGGCCGGCGTGGTGCTCCTCGCGCGCGTCAGGAACCTGCTCGAAGGGCTCGATTTCGCCGTGCACGAGGCGCGGCGCGCGAGCGTCGGGGAGATCGGGCGGGTCGCCGTGGGGTACATCTCGTCGCTCGCGTACAGCGGCATCACCGACCTCCTGCGCGCCTTCCACGAGCGTTTTCCCAAGGTGGAGATCGCCCTGCGCGAGATGAGCCCGCAGGCGCAGCTCGACGCGCTCAAGGAGGGCCTGATCGACGTCGGCCTCGTGCGTGGCTCGGTCGACGACGCGTCGCTCGCGTCCGCGTGCGTGAAGCGAGATCCGCTGGTCGTGGCCCTGCCGGCGGGGCACGCGCTGACGGCGCACAAGCGGCTGCCGCTCGAGCTGCTCGCGCGCGAGCCGTTCGTGCTCTTCCCGCGGCAACGGGGGCCGGCGTTTTTTGATCAGATCATGTCGCTCTGCCGGGACGCGGGCTTCACGCCGCGTATCGTGCAGGAGGCGCCGCACCTCGACATCCTGAGCCTGGTCGCGGCGGGCTTCGGCGTGGCCATCCTGCCGCGCTCGATCCGCCGCGCGGGGCGCAGGGGCTTCGTCATCCGGCCCATCGTGGGCTCGCCGCGCGCGGATCTGTTCATTGCGTGGCGCGCCGACGACACGTCCCCGGCCTTGCGGGAGTTCGTCGGGTTCGTGCGGAGCACGTTCGTGGAGAAGGGTGCCGATTAA